Part of the Spinacia oleracea cultivar Varoflay chromosome 5, BTI_SOV_V1, whole genome shotgun sequence genome, AACCTACTTTGTCATCCGAGTAGGGATTCATAGTCGAGGAACCTCCTGCGGTCGAGGAACCTCCTTTGGTGGAGTTCTTTGGCTTTTGGTCGAAGACCCTATATAGGATGGTCGACTTAAATAGAGATCCCCCAACGACACCACGGTCGATGGCTGCGTCGTCGAGGAAGATCCTAGGCCCACGTGATGAAGCTTGGTCAAGGACCTTCTCCTTTCGAGTGTTTGCTTGGTCGGGGAAATGAATGGACTTGGTCGAGGAACATCTCTCATGGGATGGGCCTCACCTTGCGTTGTCGAGGAACACTTTGGGTTCACATTATGGCATTCGGTCGTGGGCCTCATGTGTTGAGCACCTCGCTTGGTCGAGGAACCCTTCGAATCCGGTCGAGGGACCTTCCTTCGTCCCTTCTGCTTTTGTCGAGTCGGATCGTGTGTCATAGGAGTGTCAAGGAGGCTTTGCCGAGGAACTTTCTGGATTTGTCGACTTGATTTAATTTTAAGTAGAGAGATAATTAGCTCTTCACGTTGAGATTTTTGAGTGACTAATAAGCCCCAAGGGTAAGTTTGATGTCCGCATGAGATAGGTCGACCTCTATATGAGGAGGATGCCCTTTAAGAAAGGTCTTTGGACACTTAAACGATATGCTTAAGTATGCCTTGGAAAAAGGTCTTTGGACACTTAATCAGATTTTAAGTGTACTCTTCGAACATCTTATTTGAGCGAGGAGCTAATGAGTCCCGAGAGTTCGAAGAGGTATTCAGTAAAGGGTTTCGCTCTTCGTGTCGAAGAGTAAAAGTTTGTAACAACAACGGTGGTGACGTGGCACCGATTAGGCGATGGATATAAGATGACATGGAGTCGATAGTGGTGTGACAATCCATTTGGACAAGGCCATGGTGGGCCGCTTCGCCACGTCGTCTAAGTCTGAAGATCAGGTTAGTAAGCCAACGCGGGCTTTGTAGGTTATGGGCTTGTTAGAGCCTCAGGGTTATTTCCCTAGTTTCTTTTATCTAATTCTTCCATGGACAGGATCCTAAAAAACTCAAGAGGAAGAGAGCGCCTGCCGATTCGGTTCCGACGGTTGCTCTGACTGAACCGGCGCCAAGGAAGGTGTCTCGTGCCGTGTCGACGATCGCTGTTTCGGGTTCCAAGGGAACGAAAGCCGCTAAGAGAGTGGTTCCTACCCCTCTTAGTGTTTGTCTCGACGAGGGGGAGAGGCGCCAAGCCCCAGCGTCCGAGGATGGTCGTGAACTATCTTCTAAGTATCTCGCCGAGGAGGCTTCTTTGGCTCGGGGGTCTTTGATGTGTCTTTTGACAGATGATGGAGGTTCGAAGCCTTTTGCAGAGCTTCTCGCTAATCTGAAGAATCGGCGTATGAGCAAGGCGATGAATGAGTTGTTTACTCCTGCCAATGATGCTCATTTGTCCTCCCTTGGGAAGTTTGAGACCGATGCCCTTCATGAGAGTTGGGTTGAGGTAAGTTTCTCGATATAGTTCCCTCTTCTCTTTTTGAATCTTTTCTATTCCTCTAACTAGATTTTCCATTTCAGTTTTCCATCAGGATGATGACTTACACACGTCGATGCTACAATGGGGTTGCGGATGAGGTAGAGAAGCTGACGGACGAGATCGGGAAACTTCAGGAGAAAGAGAAGATGCATTTTTCGGAGGTAAGTGAGCTGAAGAAGAAGCTTCACTAGACTGAGTCCGAGTTGGACCGCGCTAAGAGGAGCATCAAGAATGACGAGGGGGAGCTTCAGCAGGCCAAGGATGATATGCCAAGGCTAAGGAAGAGGCAACGACTTTCCAAAGTCAGCGTGACTCCGTTAATCGGGCATTGAAGGATGTGAAAGCTGAGTTGGAGGTCGTCAAGGGTCGTCTGAAGACCTCCGAGGCTATGGTTGGTGAGATTTTGAGTTCGCAGAACCGTCTCAAGGAGAAGATCGTCGAGGAATGGAAGAATCCAGAGGAGGGTGAGGCTCATAATGTCGAGATAGGTCTTGAGGCGACTACTTTTGTTACTTCAGATATATTGCGTCGAGTTCAACTTGCTTTGGCTGAGTTTGCGCCCAGTATTGGTTGGGATGAGATACAAGGGAAGTATGATTCTATTTTGGCCAAGGAGCGAGAGGATCTTAGGGCTCAGCTGGTTGCTTAGGACAAGGTTGATGGAGGCGAGGTCGATTCGTCTGACTCTGATTCTGCTAGTACTTCGGGTTCTGACTCGAGCAGTAGTGGTGATGACGACGTTGGTAGCCATGTTGATGTCGTTGACCCTTAGGCAGATGATTGTGCTTTTCTTGTGTTGCTTTTGTAGATTTCTTTCCGTATTTAGTATGATGTAATGTCTGAATATTTGAACATTCGGTCCTTCGTAGAGGAACATTGATATTTGAACTAAGTTTGGTCCTTCGTAGAGGAACATTGTCAAGAAATTAAATCTAAGTACTTTTCGAGATTTTTGGCTCAAAACTTTCTTTCGTTTCATTCAACATAGCCTTACACTTTATTTATTACAATGATGAAGTTATTTATCACTTTGGCGACAATGCCCCTATTATGCCTCTAGCTACATCATTGCTATTAAATACGTACCGGACACTTTAGACGCAGAATTTTTTGAGGTTATCGGCATTCCATGGTCGAGGAAGGTGCTTGCCTTTGGTGTCGACTAGGTTGTAGGTCCCAGGTCGAAAGACTTTTGCAATCTTGTAAGGGCCTTCACAGTTAGGTCCCAATTTTTCGAGAGTGCTTCTTCGGCCAGTTGCCTCGACTTTCCTTTGTACCCAATCTACTTCGTGCAGTGGCCGAGGGAGAACTCTTTTGTTGGAGTACCGAGCAATCTTCTGCTTATAGGCAATGGACTTGAGCAGAGTGTTTCCTCTTGTTTCCAGGAGCAAGTCGAGATTAACCCTTTTTTTGGCTTCATTTTTCTCGTAATCATAGTAAGTGACTCGGGGTGAGGGAATGCCAACTTCGACGGGAAGGACGGCGTCGCTTCCATAGACAAGTGAAAAAGGAGTTTGCCCGGTAGATTCTTTGACGATGGTTCGAGTCGACCACAAGACACCAGGTAGGTCATCGACCCAAGAACCACTAGACCCCTCGATCATTGTCTTGAGTCCATTTAAGATAATCTTGTTAGCAAATTCTGCTTGGCCATTGCTTTGGGGCCTTGAAACCGACGTGAACCGAGTTTGTATGCCGAAGCGATCACAGTATCCTTTGGTGGCTTTGCTGTCAAACTGTCGACCA contains:
- the LOC130461807 gene encoding uncharacterized protein — its product is MVGRFATSSKSEDQDPKKLKRKRAPADSVPTVALTEPAPRKVSRAVSTIAVSGSKGTKAAKRVVPTPLSVCLDEGERRQAPASEDGRELSSKYLAEEASLARGSLMCLLTDDGGSKPFAELLANLKNRRMSKAMNELFTPANDAHLSSLGKFETDALHESWVEFSIRMMTYTRRCYNGVADEVEKLTDEIGKLQEKEKMHFSEVSELKKKLH